CGGGCGCTTCCCCCACCGCAACGCGGCGCTGGGCCGCGCCAACACCTCGGCCGAAGAAGCCTTCCTGACGAACGGCCCGCGCTTCGGGCAGTGACGGCGCCGGGCCTCAGGACCAGGTGCGCAGCGCCAGCGCCGACAGCACAGCGCCCACGGCGACCAGGCCCAGGGCCGTGACCAGCCGGCGCGCCAGGCCCGGCCCATCCTGGCCGGCGGCCTGGAAAGAAGGCTCGACCGGCGGCGCCGCCTCGACCATGCGCGGCATGGGGCTGATCAAGGTGGACTCCAGCGGCAGCTCGGCCGGCTCCGAGCGGGGTTTTGGCACCGGGGCGGTGCTCGGCGCGACCACGCGCGTGGGGCTGCCGGGCATGGCCCAGCTCGCCCACAGCGCATGCGCCTCCGACGGCACGATGGCACCCCGCTCCACAGCGGCTTCCACATCGCGCCACGCCAGTTGCACCCGCACCGAGGGCAGGAACACGTCGTCGGCGTGGGTCTCGAGCCAGCGCGTGTCCTCGGCGTCGGGCATGGTGTCGGGGTCGTCGGTGATCATGGCGTAGGGTCGGATGGCAGGGAACGGTTCATCCCACCATATACGAAAGCGCGAACCGCTGAGCCCCCTGGCCCCGCCCCTTGTCGCCCGGCCCGCGGCGGCCGGTACAAACGCACACCCTGCGGTGCACCCGGCTCGGGCCGGAGCCAGCCCGGCCCGATGTTCATCTTGCATACCCACCCTCGCAGCCCGGCATACGGGCCTTTGCGGGCCGCACACCGCCCCTAGAATGCGCGCCATGCCCCGCCGCCACCTGCCCGCCCTCCTGGACCAGATCCACACCGAAGCCCAGGCCCTGTTTGGCCAGGGCCGCGTGGCCGACTACATCCCCGCCCTGGGCGAGGTGCCGCCGCGCCAGTTCGGCATGGCGGTGGCGCTGTGCAATGGCGAAACCCACGCCGTCGGCGACGCCCACACGCCCTTTTCCCTGCAGAGCATCACCAAGCTCTTCACCTTCGTGCTGGCGCTCAAGCTCGTGGGCGACGAACTCTGGCAACGCGTGGGCCGCGAGCCCTCGGGCGCCGCGTTCAACTCCATCGTGCAGCTGGAAACGGAAAACGGCATCCCGCGCAACCCCTTCATCAACGCGGGCGCGCTCGTCATCACCGACATCCTCACCACCCGCTACGCCCACCTCGACTACGCCCTGCTCGGCGCCCTGCGCCGCCTGGCCGACGACCCCGGGCTGCACTGGAACGCCCGCATCGCCAAAAGCGAGCGCGACACCGCCCACCGCAACATGGCCATGGCCTACTTCATGAAGAGCCACGGCAATTTCCACAACCCGCCCGAGCTGGTGCTGGACAACTACTGCCGCCAGTGCGCCACCGAAATGAGCTGCGCCCAGCTCGCGCAGGCCACCATGTTCCTCGCCAACGGCGGCCGCGATCTTGGCCACCAGGGCCAGCCCGACGAGCAGTTTCTGAGCGCCGACGACACCCGCCGCGTCAACGCCCTGCTGCTCACCTGCGGCGCCTACGACGCCGCGGGCGACTTCGCCTACCGCATCGGCCTGCCGGTGAAGACCGGCGTGGGCGGCGGCATCGTGGCCATCGTGCCCGGCGTGGGCACCGTGGCGGTGTGGGCGCCCGAGCTGGACGCCAAAGGCAATTCGGTGCTCGGCGCCTTCGCGCTGGAGCGGCTGGTGCAGCTCACGGGCTGGGGGCACAACACGCTCTGAATGCATTCGGTTGAATGGGCTTGAGATGGCATGTTTTCTTGAAAACCATTGATAAACAATGGGTTTTCATTGAAAATTCAATTCAAGTATTCATTCATAAATTCATTCATGAGCCCCCAAAACCCCACCGATAGCGGGCTGCTGCAGGCCCTGCGCAGCCTGGGCGGCCAAGCCGGCGGCGCCCAGTTGCGGCAAGGCCTGGGCATCAGCCAGCCCACCCTGTCGCGCCTGCTGGCGCCGTTGGTGGCCGGCGGCCAGGTGGTGGCGGTGGGCGCGGCGCGGGCGCGGCGCTACCTGCTGCCGCGCGAGGTGGAGGGCGTGGGCCGCCAGGTGCCCATCCATGAAGTCACACCGCAAGGCGAGCTGCGCCCGTTCGGCACGCTCTACCCGCTGGCCGGCGGCGGCTTCTGGATGGACGAAGCCGACAAGGCGCACGGCAGCAGCGCCTACCACCCCAGCCTGCCCTGGTTTCTCTACGACATGCGGCCCCAGGGCTTTCTCGGTCGGGGCTTTGTCGACACGCACCCGGCCCTTCAACTGCCCGCCAACCTGCAGCACTGGAGCGACGACCACATCTTGAAAGCGCTGGTCAACGCTGGCGAAGACCTGCCCGGCAACCTCGTCGTCGGCACCGCCGCGTTCGACCGCTTCCTGAGCCTGCCCGCGCCGCAGCGCAGCCGCGCGCCCGTGGTGAACGCGCCCGCCGTGCAATACCCTGCCCTGGCCGCACAGGCGCTGGGCCAGACCCTGGCCGGTTCCAGCGCCGGCGGCGAGCAGCCCAAGTTCAGCGCGCTGCGCGAAGGGCACCCGGTGCTGGTGAAGTTCTCCCCGGCCAGCGAGAGCGCCACCGACCAGCGCTGGCGCGACCTGCTGGTCTGCGAAGCCCTGGCCCTGCACACCCTGGCGGACGCCGGCATCAGCGCCGCCCACACCGAACTCATCGAGGCCGAGGGCCGCGTCTTCCTCGAAAGCCGCCGTTTCGACCGCACGCCGCAAGGCCGTGTGGGCATGGTCTCGCTCGAGGTCTACGACCGCCAGTACATCGGCCAGGGCACCAACTGGGTCGACACCGCCCGCCGCTCCGACCAGGCCGGCTCCGAGCGCCTGAGCGCGGCCGATGTGACCACCCTCTGCCTGCTCGACGCCTTTGGCGCGCTGATCGCCAACACCGACCGCCACCACGGCAACATCTCGCTGCTGCTGCGCGACCACCGCTGGCAGCTCGCCCCCGCCTACGACATGCTGCCCATGCTCTACGCCCCCGTGGCCGGTGAACTGGTGCCGCGCGACTTCGCCGCCCAGCCGCCGCGCCCCAGCGTGCACACCCTGGCCGTGTGGCCCCAGGCGCGCGCGCTGGCCACCGGGTTCTGGCTGCTCGTGGCAGACGATGCGCGCATCAGCGCCGGGTTCCGGGCGATGGCCCAGGCCAACGCCGCGCTCGTGGCCGGGCTCTGACCACACCTTTCGCTGCCGCGTTTGAGGGATTGCAGCGCACACCGCAGACGGCACAATCGGCCACCTGTCACACATACGCACCGCCGGGACACATCGGCGGTCTGAATACCAACATGAACAAACAACAGCCACGCATTGGCGGCCTGGCCGCAGCCCCCTTGGTTCTTGGAGCGCTCGCTGCTCTGTCGCTGAGCGCCTGCGCCGCCGGCCCCGCGGTCCCCACAGGCCCCATCTCCCATCTGTGCAAGCCCCAGGAAGTCGTCGGCTTCTCCTGCGAGCTGGCTGACAAGCGCGTGCTGTCGCTGTGCGGCTCGCCGAAGTTCAACGAATTCAAAGGCGCGCCCCAGGACAACCCGGGGTATGCGTATGTCGTGGTCGGCACCCTGCGGGGCCAGGTGCAGTTCCAGTACCCGGCGCAACCGGCGGACTACAAGCAGCACATGACCTTTTCGATGTCAACGGCGGGCGCCAGTCCGCACATGTGGGTGAACACCGACAAAGGCAGCTTTCTTCACTTCAGCCTGGATATTCAGGAACCGGTCGACGCCACTCCGGAGAACGCGCCGCAGGACTGGCCTCTGGGCAACCTCAAGGACCGCACACTGTGTGCACGCAAAATCAACCGTGACCACATCGACTCGTTCATGTCGCGAATGATCGAGGATCCTGAATGGGTCAAGACCCGAGGGTGGAGCCGGTGAACAGGCCGTCTTTCGAAAGATGAGGTCGAGCGATGCCAAACCCGGACATCCCCCATCTGGACTCGGATAAACAACGCCAGCGCGCCGAATCCCTATTGGTGACGGCTTATCGCAGCGGTATCACCGAGCCCAAGGAGCTTGCCAACTTCATGGGGCAAGTCCAGCACGAGAGCCAGAATTTCTCGCGTCTTGAAGAGAACCTGAACTACAGCGGCAACCGCCTCTACGACGTGTTCAGAGACCGCAACGGGCTGACCGCCGCCAAGGCGCAGGAGCTTGCCCAGATTCCCGACCGCACCGAGCGCCAGCAAGCCATCGCAGAGCAGGTATACGGCGGGCAAGAGGGCAAAACCAAACTGGGCAACACCGAGCCCGGTGACGGGTACACCTTCCGCGGACGCGGCTACATGCAGCTGACCGGGCGATACAACTACACCGCACACGGCAAAGCGGCCGGGATCGACCTGGTCAACCACCCCGAGCTGGCCGCAGACCCAGGCAATGCCGAGAAGCTGGCGGTCCAGTACTGGAAAACCACGGTGCACGGCAACGTCCAGGCCCGTACAGACGTGGCCATGGCGGGCTCCATCATCAACACGGGAACCGCTCGCCACAAAAATCCCAAAGGCCTCCCCGACCGCCAGGCCAACGCCGCCGCCTGGGAAACCGCACTCAACAAGGGCTACTTGCAAGAAGCCCTGGCGCGCCATCCCCTGGCGCCCGACGAGCCGGCGGCCCAACGCCCCGCCGCCCCGGAGGCCCTCAACCAACCCCTGCAACTCAAGCCCGACCACCAGCTCTCGCCCCAAAGCCTGCGCCTGATCCAGGACAGCGGGCAACACGTCCGGGCGCTCGCCGACAAACACCAATTGCCCTGGGACC
This Hydrogenophaga taeniospiralis DNA region includes the following protein-coding sequences:
- a CDS encoding glycoside hydrolase family 19 protein codes for the protein MPNPDIPHLDSDKQRQRAESLLVTAYRSGITEPKELANFMGQVQHESQNFSRLEENLNYSGNRLYDVFRDRNGLTAAKAQELAQIPDRTERQQAIAEQVYGGQEGKTKLGNTEPGDGYTFRGRGYMQLTGRYNYTAHGKAAGIDLVNHPELAADPGNAEKLAVQYWKTTVHGNVQARTDVAMAGSIINTGTARHKNPKGLPDRQANAAAWETALNKGYLQEALARHPLAPDEPAAQRPAAPEALNQPLQLKPDHQLSPQSLRLIQDSGQHVRALADKHQLPWDPGMDNTVYALARQAREQGLTGITHLKVADGQIRFAQYDGLTLKDGALNARAAANTETQQSIARMAQADQSPAQNQVQAHDAAPAQAPTRSMASPAMSM
- a CDS encoding glutaminase, producing the protein MPRRHLPALLDQIHTEAQALFGQGRVADYIPALGEVPPRQFGMAVALCNGETHAVGDAHTPFSLQSITKLFTFVLALKLVGDELWQRVGREPSGAAFNSIVQLETENGIPRNPFINAGALVITDILTTRYAHLDYALLGALRRLADDPGLHWNARIAKSERDTAHRNMAMAYFMKSHGNFHNPPELVLDNYCRQCATEMSCAQLAQATMFLANGGRDLGHQGQPDEQFLSADDTRRVNALLLTCGAYDAAGDFAYRIGLPVKTGVGGGIVAIVPGVGTVAVWAPELDAKGNSVLGAFALERLVQLTGWGHNTL
- the yjjJ gene encoding type II toxin-antitoxin system HipA family toxin YjjJ, with the translated sequence MSPQNPTDSGLLQALRSLGGQAGGAQLRQGLGISQPTLSRLLAPLVAGGQVVAVGAARARRYLLPREVEGVGRQVPIHEVTPQGELRPFGTLYPLAGGGFWMDEADKAHGSSAYHPSLPWFLYDMRPQGFLGRGFVDTHPALQLPANLQHWSDDHILKALVNAGEDLPGNLVVGTAAFDRFLSLPAPQRSRAPVVNAPAVQYPALAAQALGQTLAGSSAGGEQPKFSALREGHPVLVKFSPASESATDQRWRDLLVCEALALHTLADAGISAAHTELIEAEGRVFLESRRFDRTPQGRVGMVSLEVYDRQYIGQGTNWVDTARRSDQAGSERLSAADVTTLCLLDAFGALIANTDRHHGNISLLLRDHRWQLAPAYDMLPMLYAPVAGELVPRDFAAQPPRPSVHTLAVWPQARALATGFWLLVADDARISAGFRAMAQANAALVAGL